The genomic interval accaagggtgcaaagctatggggtgtatactgggtagacagatttgtgtgtgtaccaagggtgcaaagctatggggtgtatacagggtacacagatttgggcgtgtaccaagggtgcaaagctatggggtgtatacagagtagacagatttgggtgtgtaccaagggtgcaaagctatggggtgtatacagaaTCAAACTAGAGAATCCTCTTTTTGCTATCATTAAAGGGCGTCGCATTACGCATGATCCAGGTTATAATCTCAGATCTAAATCTAAATCTTATCAGAGGCATACTAATACGAGTCGTTTCAACGAGTTTGTTACTGTTAAATATGCTAattacatttgattaattgtACTTTAATTGTATTGCTTACTTGTATCTCTGACTCACCTGTAATCCAGTCTATACTGCGAAAGGTTGAATTAaactcattattattattacacagatttgggtgtgtaccaagggtgcaaagctatggggtgtatacagggtagacagatttgggtgtgtaccaagggtgcaaagctatggggtgtataaagggtagacagatttgggtgtgtaccaagggtgcaaagctatgtgtGTATAccgggtagacagatttgggtgtgtaccaagggtgcaaaactatggggtgtatacagggtacacagatttgggtgtgtaccaagggtgcaaagctatggggtgtatacagagtagacagatttgggtgtgtaccaagggtgcaaagctatggggtgtatacatgatagacagatttgggtgtgtaccaagggtgcaaagctatggggtgtatacagggtagacagatttgggtgtgtaccaagggtgcaaagctatggggtgtatacagggtagacagatttgggtgtgtaccaagggtgcaaagctatgtgtGTATAccgggtagacagatttgggtgtgtaccaagggtgcaaagctatggggtgtatacagggtagacagatttttgtgtgtaccaagggtgcaaagctatggggtgtataccgggtagacagatttgggtgtgtaccaagggtgcaaaactatggggtgtatacagggtacacagatttgggtgtgtaccaagggtgcaaagctatggggtgtatacagagtagacagatttgggtgtgtaccaagggtgcaaagctatggggtttatacagggtagacagatttgggtgtgtaccaagggtgtaAAGCTATGGGgttatacagggtagacagatttgggtgtgtaccaagggtgcaaagctatggggtgcatacagggtagacagatttgggtgtgtacctaGGGTgtaaagctatggggtgtatacgggtacacagatttgggtgtgtaccaagggtgcaaagctatggggtgtatacagagtagacagatttgggtgtgtaccaagggtgcaaagctatggggtgtatacatgaTAGAcggatttgggtgtgtaccaagggtgcaaaactatggggtgtatacagggtagacagatttgggtgtgtaacaagggtgcaaagctatgtgtTTATACCGGGTAGACAGATTtcggtgtgtaccaagggtgcaaagctatggggtgtatactgggtagacagatttgggtgtgtaccaagggtgcaaagttatggggtgtatacagggtagacagatttgggtgtgtaccaagggtgcaaagctatggggtgtatactgggtagacagatttgggtgtgtaccaagggtgcaaagctatggggtgtatacagggtagacagatttgggtgtgtaccaagggtgcaaagctatggggtgtatactgggtagacagatttgggtgtgtaccaagggtgcaaagctatggggtggatacagggtagacagatttgggtgtgtaccaagggtgcaaagctatggggtgtatactgggtagacagatttgggtgtgtaccaagggtgcaaagctatggggtgtatacaagGTAGACaaatttgggtgtgtaccaagggtgcaaagctatggggtgtatacagggtagacagatttgggtgtgtaccaagggtgcaaagctatggggtttatacagggtagacagatttgggtgtgtaccaagggtgtaAAGCTATGGGgttatacagggtagacagatttgggtgtgtaccaagggtgcaaagctatggggtgtatacagggtagacagatttgggtgtgtacctaGGGTgtaaagctatggggtgtatacgggtacacagatttgggtgtgtaccaagggtgcaaagctatggtgtgtatacagggtagacagatttgggtgtgtaccaagggtgcaaagctatggggtgtatacagagtagacagatttgggtgtgtaccaagggtgcaaagctatggggtgtatacagagtacacagatttgggtgttGGCAAAGGGTGCAAAGTTGTGGATGTCTACAAGGTACATATTGTCGGGTTTATGAAGGGTGTAAAGCTGGGTGgtgtacacctatttcaaataaggttgcactagGAGAATCTGTGTATTGTAACCCACAGTGCTTCCtgggtatcaagtaaatatgcaaagaaacataaataaaatgaaaattgaggtttcaaaagctgtagaattcttgtttactTTATCATGAAAACTCACATGGCGTTCAGATACAATATTCAGTCATCTATGCGTttcccatgaaccaccgcaGGTTACCACACATGGGTTCTCGAGTGCaacgttatttgaaatatgTGTATAGAGGGCACACATCGTGGGGTGGGCGTGAAGGGTGCATAACTGGGTGGGATATACAGGGTACACAGATTAGGGTGTGGGCACATGGTGTATACAAGGGGTACATAGCACATGTGACACAAATGACCCCTGTAGTTACCTTCTTAGTAGCTGCCTTTGCTCTCAGCTTCTCTTTAGCTGCCCTGTAAGCAATAACAAGCAGAATCAGCAATATGATAAAAGCATACACAATCGAATAAACAACCTATAACCTACATTTCTCAGTTGGATTAGATTTTATCATAGACTTGTCTCAACCAGTATGAATAAGACATCACAGAAATGCTGGGTCTccaaacaaacacaaagataGACACTCAGTGTAGAGTAGATAGTTTTGCCCCAAAAGCATTAACTTGAGATACTGAAATAAGATACTATGTAGCTAGACACCGCATggccccgtacacaatcacgATACAACACAAGCATGTTCCCAATTATTGCTCCTAAAATAGCCTGATCAAGGTATGTTTCTGCTTATTCCTTTGCATCTTTGTTTTATGTGTTTAATAAAGTGCTAGAAAAAGCGTGCATGTCATCAGAACGGAGATATCCCTTACAATCGAAATCCAAAAGAAACAGTAGAATTGGCCTAGCTGTGAACGTGTGCTATTCGAACTATTTCTGGTCTATATTTACAAAGAACACTGTCCAAAAGCATGACCTTAGCCCATAATGCATTGCATTCTTTAAAACATGACAAAATGCACACACTTTGGCATTTAAACATTGAGTGAAATATTTGTATCGACAGAGTAGAGCATTATTGAAgcttaaaagcttttttttattttttttcctggaaGAAATTCAATTTTAACTTTAAAGACTGTTTTCCTGTTTTCTTATTGAGCTGATTACAGCATTAATTAGAGTTTAACATATTTCTAAAGCTATACCTTTAAATTGctatataaaagaaaaaaaattgtttggtACACAAGttttgcctattgttttcCTGAGGTTCTATTGAATTTGTGTTATTAATATCAGTATCAGCTATACATCTTCCATCTTCCATTTATAAGATGTGATAAGAACACATAGTGAGTTAAGTTCACAGCAAAATATGCCTTAAACATGGGTAAACATGGTTAACCTAGTCACCTGATAGCTTGCTCTCTCTGCGCCTTGCGGACCTCAGGCTTCTGGTTTCTCTTGGCGAGGATGTTGTCAAGAGACGCACCCTGTACAGACCTCTGGAACTTGATATTACGGCGGGTGCGCTTCTTGGACACTTCCTCCTGGGTGCCTTTCTTGTGCATGCGGCGATACAGAACAGTCCAGGTCACCTCACGGGGGTTGCGTCTCATGAGAAGGGCACGCTCACATCTCTTGTTTAAGAAGTTGAACACCTTGAAGATATTAAGGTTCATGTTagagaaggccaatcacgctgcCACTTAATGCAATGGCTCAAAAGCTTCCCCTTTATTTGAGTTTGATTTGTGCTATCTACAgataaaacttcaaaatatatTCAGAAACGCTGCGCTTTCATGTCCAAGCGGATGTAGAACtgcaaaaaaaagggaaatggCGGTGATTAAACAGAGGGACCGTCTTTGATATAAAAATCCGATGGTATTTTCAATAAAGACTCAAAAGGTTCACTTATTAATAATGAGCACCTGGCAACCATATCCCTTAATGCTCGTCTTTTTAGCGCCTTGGCAACCATAGACAGATGCTTGTCTTAGCGCCCTGGCAACCATATAGTATTAGAAAATAGAATAATTCAGGCTCAAGGGGCTTGTGTAGGGCCTGTTCAAGCATCACGCGACCGCTCTGACCTCTGGGGGATCTGTGTCTCGTAATGCGCCTGAGTCCAATTTCAACTGAGCTAAATAATCGAGTCTAGGAAGACTAGAAAATATTGAGCCTTATCTGAGGTGCAGAATTCTTCGCGATCAAAGTCACCGCTGTTTGcttctgttttgtttggttCCGCATGTGACTGCTGAGCTCGCCTTGCGTGACAGGGGGCGTTCTGAGTGACTGCGTGGGGGACTAGGGTCTAGATTCCTTTGCGTCTTTCCCGAAGGGTTGATCAGACGCTTCCATTGTAAGTTGAGATTCGTCTGAGAAGATTTCGACAAGAAACAGGTATTTATATCGCGTTTTCCACCCTATATTAGCTATTAGCTTTTCCTTTATTTGTAAGGCGTCTAAAAGTGGATCTATTCACTTGTCTTCGGCGTGTTAAAGCTGAAGAGGTGACGTGAAATGAGTTTCACTTCCGCTTTCGATTCGATTTACGAAACATTCGAGGAATTCGAAATGATTATGTTTAACCTACTTTTTTCCCAAAGACTTGTATTTCGCATGTCTAATTGGCAATCTATACTTGATTTATTAAGGCTGATCTaaacagcacgatttagtcgtatgcgactgCCCGCAACACAtctacaactcgagtcgtaAAGTGTAAATCAACCTACGACTCGGCTACGATGCTCAACTGAAAAAGTCGTAGTGTTtattcagggctaagacatgtcgtagacaggtcgcatacgactgaATCGTGCTGTCGAAGTCAGCCTTTACTGACTAGCCAAGCTCGGTGCCGCCTCACTAAGCAGCTTAATTAAGGccgatttagacagcacggtTTAGGTTTCTTTCAAATAAACCATTGTATTTGCCATTCTTTTGCCGAACCGAAGCATTAAATACTTGGAGACAGCGATTaagcttttctttatttcttttcttggATAAATATACTCTGATTGGCTTCCattctgcataatttaaacTTATTGTAAACTAGACGCTCATTTGAGCGTAAAGTCGGGCTAGTTGGCTAGTAGGAATACATCATGCACGAAATGGCAAATTCGACTGTCATTTGCCCTGATTGATTGGCGTGTGCATTTGTGTCTTCCAGTTCTACCTTTTCTTGGAACTTTTTCTTCTGACTTGCTTTATAGTTTATTGGAGCAGGGACGTCCCTTAAGTCGCCGCTAACTTCGTCAAATCGCGATTTAGCCGCCCTTTTCCCGAGAATTTCTCTACTCATCGTCTATCACTAATAGACCATTAGTAGCTCAGCCAATCGGAATGCATGATTTGTGATAGACCTCTAGTTAGTGTATTCTAAAAGTGTTGGGTCCATAGCCAATAAACTGACAAATACACAAAATCCGTGAGGCCTTATTTTCGCGCACAGTTTGTGACACTCGGCGAGAGAAAGACATGTTAATTACCAAACATTCCACTGGTTGAAGGACAGCTTTTCTCCTCCCATTTAGGGTGATTCAACTCATTAGGGAAGGTCCCTAATGTGTGTTAcaccctcctcctcccccatcccccatcccccccccggTGCTGAAAATTGTCAACAAGATCGTTCACTGCGCTCACTCGTAAAATATTGTTTCCACCACTCGGAAATAAACTTAATATCTTCACTTCACCTAGTCATAAGGTAGAATATATGTCCAACAGTTGCAGAATTGGTATAGTATACCTTATTCTTCTTTATcttcgcgtcactttaatcTTGCGGTTTTAATAATTTCGTGAAAAAAAAGTGACGCGAAAGTTAAGTTTCATGAAAATTGGGATGCGATAAAATTTAATAAGCTCACGCATGTTTCTGTTACAGTTTGTTACAGTTCTGAACATgaaagcacattttaattccaatttttttgtttgattttcttgcaccaaaatcgcgaaaataatacaataaaataaacatttaataCCTACCCCAAAACTGCTTTGGACTGCAACTTCTCCAGCGCTGATAATTCATAGTTTTTTATGTATATCATCACAGAAATAAGAGAATTCTCAGGGATATTGATAGTGTTTTTAAGGCTGATATGAGTAGCAATGGAATAACCATTTTCTTATGCTTTTCTAGTTTTTTCTTGAAGAAATGGCAACATCTGCCAGCAGGCGCCTCGAGGATGAGGTGACGTGCTCTATATGTATAGAGCACTTCAACGATCCTAGAGTGCTCCCTTGCTTCCACTCATTTTGTCGGCACTGCCTGGAAGAGCTGGCAGTGCACTCTGAAGGGAGAGGAAAACTTGTGTGCCCCCTCTGTAAGGCGGAATTCAAGGTAATCTGTCATAAAATACATCCATTAGTTAAATGACCTTGGCACAACTTGTGTAACAAACGTTTTGCtgcaacaaacaaattgatttAAACAACATAGTGCTTTTCAATTGAGAactaagggaaagttcatttattatcccgagggaggggtggggcgtGAGGATACTGTGGGGGGGCCTTGAGAAATTTCTGAGGTCTAAAGGTGGAGGTGTCGAATATGTGTGGATTTTAAGGGGGGTCACTGATTTCTTTGAGTGTTGTCCCTTCTAAATAATTTGaccaagtgtcaaatcagacttcttgCTTCAAAGAGTCTCAGTTTGCGGCcagttatttggcatgcacaatccaggagtcAAGGATATGTATTAAACTACGTTTCATCGATGCTATGTAAACCTGTATACACCTTTTTTATTCATGGTTTCCGCTATatgcttatgttccatatttGAAATCATTACCAAAACGCTCTAATGCTACAAGCTGTcttcctctctctctctttcttttttttttttttttctcctgcTGCGCTTTTCTCGCGtggagaagaacaaaaagcctttttgcttcttcTGTGTCAATTATAGCAACAACCCTTATCAGGTTGACAACCTGTATTTAGTCGCACAtttgagaaattgagtgccttcactttttccgaattaatgttttcagcGAATTCCTTGCTCGCGTTCCTTCAACATTGGCGTTGCTGTTCCCTTctttgctccttctttcttcGGGTTTTCTCGAGGGGTGGGGCATAAGGGGggcatggaaaattttgttccacctgaagggggggggggggcaactaatttttttccttacTTTTATCGAAATCCTCAcgaacccccacccccctctcgggataataaatgaactttccctaaatATGTACGAATCACTGTGAACTTGAATTCTTTCCACAAGAAATTTATATCCATTCTTTTAATAGTTTATGAGTATTAAACAGTTAAATGATaagaattaattattatattaatacaATCCAGCGTAGCATAGACCACAATAAGGCTGATCTAAAATGGTCCTcccttttgatttttaaatggtTATATGCGAATTTTATtaaacctgtttttttttcctcttagATTTCCCCGGCTGATGTTTCGAGTTTGAAGGTGAACTTTATGATCAATAGTATTATCTCTGTTCTTCCTTTGTTCACATCTGAAGACTCCAAGAAGAAAACTGTTTGTCAAATGTGTGATAGTGGCGAGCCTGCCCAAGGGAGATGTAACGAGTGCGATCACTTTGTCTGTGAGCAGTGTATCTCGGCTCATAAGAGACTTCGACCGTTGCAACACCATACTATCCTCAGTCTTGATGAGATCAAAAGCGGAAAGTTACTTGCAATGAGCAAAACTTCCTACTGCACCAAACACAAGGGTGAAAAGCTGAAACTGTTTTGCGAATCTTGTAAGGAAGTGATTTGCCGAGATTGCACCGTTGTTGATCATAAAAATCATGACTACCTTTTCACAAGTGATGTTATCGCTCGagagaaagaagaaatattggaaagagcaaaaaaagttACATCAAAACTCACCGACATTGAACAGGCGATGGCATTTGTTGAAAAGGCTCAACAACATCTGGACGAAAATAAACGAGCGGCCAGAAGGGATCTGGATCAGTTTATTGATAAGCAGATAGGGGCTCTTGAGAAGATGCGATCTTATCTTAGAGGGGAGGTCGAGTCAGCTTGTCAGAAGCAAGAGAAGCAGCTGACTGCCCAGAGAGAGAATCTATCCATGAGACTTGCAAGTGCTCGTAGCAGTTTGGAGTTTGCTGAGAGAATGTGCAGGGAAGCAAATGATGTGGATGTCTTGTCCATCAGGAATGAAGTGCTATCCCAGCTATCGAGTCTAGCAGAGAAACCCGTGGATCAGCCTTGTATGAAGGGTGGAGTTCGTCTTGTAGTGGATCAGGATTATTGGAGTTCCATGTCAAAGAAGATCTCAGTTGATGTATCAAGCCAAGTCTCAGTTGGTGAATCTGAGCATACAGGTAAATTCTCCAATACAGTTGTGTCCTGATTATGAATAACTGTAATCCTCTCTAACAGTAACAGCTGCTGTTGCGTTGTTCGCAATTTTCGCGAGCACGTGCATATGTTCGAAAGCGGTACTGTTCATACAATGGATGGAGGGGATGGTGTTTATTAAAGCGTGAACGAGGAGTATTGTGATTCTTTGTCAAAGACAATCTCAGTTTATAAAGGCCAAGGTAAATTCTCTTTTAGCTGTGTCATGTTTCATTGTATTAAAATAGCCTGTACATACACGGGAAATTAACCGAAAATTGGACTTTATATATACTAGATATATTTCTAAACCCTGGAATTGCCATATTTGTCTGTAAATAGTATGTAGATTGTTTAGAGTCTTCTCACAATGACAGAAAGTCTTTGAATGTCTGTAAATATACTGGAAATAATCCGTATTCGGAGAGGGGATGCCAAGAGCATGCGCTAAAACGGGAGCCAGAAAACCCTGAAAATAGTCTGGAAATCTATGCAATGGGAAGCTTTAGTTCCATCCCAAAGGTTTGCAGACTATTTACAGGCTATTTCCAGGTTTCTCTGGGTCCCCTTTTTGCGCATTTACAAACTTTTTGTAAGTGCGTAGTTGTAGCTGCATCGCTCAGATTTACGGGTGATTTCCAGTTTCTGCCTATTGCTGGGTCTTTGGGCGTTGGAACTGCAGGCGGTGCTGGTATCCACTGCGGTCGAGCACATGTTGGTATCCCGGCACCGCTCTGTTCAGCATTCTGCAGATGAAGAGATCTCGCTGAGACCTTTATTTACCAGCATTGAAATGTTCTTGATGAGGTTGTTAGGGTGATTGCTTTCTCTGTGGACGATTGGTTCCCGAGATCCAACGTGACGTCGAGAACATTGACAACTTTCTTGTTTGCCTCTATCGTTATTTTTAGGGAATTGCCTCCTGTTTAAGTATTTTTCTATTGATGTTTACCccaaatttttactttttattacaCTTATCTCCTTATCTAGACATACTCGTGATTATCCCGAGGCAAGTATTTCATAAGATTAGTTTTCCAATTCGTTATCGCTCAATACGAGGAGAAGGATACAATATGGACATACCATGAAGTACAAGCCTTTATCTATAATATCTCTGGATGGTGTAATTCCGTTGCAGTTTTTGAGAAGTCCGCCATCCTCAGCGGCAAAGGTCCAGAGTACCTCCGAGATCTCTTGGGATTCCTGCAGCCCGTGCAGCAGAGTCCGAAAAGTCGCTGGGTCAGATGTTTCTCTGCAAAAAGAGATGGATGGGCTGCCAGGACCTTCCATGAAAAATGCAACGGCAAAGCGCCGAACATCGTACTCGTGAGCGTTGGGGGCCGATACGTGTTTGGTGGCTACTCTGACGTAGCGTGGACAAGTGAGTATACTAACGAATACGAgaagggccgtagcagggtgAGGGTCGGGACTTCCTATCATTATTgtacaaagaaaacatttgccctatttttgtccattacctCAACTGTGTCGTTACTTTTTGTAAATCTTAGGAAGAGATGGAGGATGACATCTCATGAGTGACCGTCCCTGGGAAAACGTACACTTAGGTTTTCCGTGTAAGCGCCAAAAACAAACGGATATTAAACGGATTTTTTTCCCGTGTCTACGGATATTCTTTACGTGGACACGGGTTGCACAATCTTAGCCCACGactttcagtatttttttaaactgtagAGAAGACTTAAGTTCACGGCTTTCAAAGTCGTATGGAGGATTGCAGACAATCGAGTGTACGTCGTGGACATCGGATGAT from Nematostella vectensis chromosome 14, jaNemVect1.1, whole genome shotgun sequence carries:
- the LOC5503652 gene encoding tripartite motif-containing protein 45 isoform X2, which produces MINSIISVLPLFTSEDSKKKTVCQMCDSGEPAQGRCNECDHFVCEQCISAHKRLRPLQHHTILSLDEIKSGKLLAMSKTSYCTKHKGEKLKLFCESCKEVICRDCTVVDHKNHDYLFTSDVIAREKEEILERAKKVTSKLTDIEQAMAFVEKAQQHLDENKRAARRDLDQFIDKQIGALEKMRSYLRGEVESACQKQEKQLTAQRENLSMRLASARSSLEFAERMCREANDVDVLSIRNEVLSQLSSLAEKPVDQPCMKGGVRLVVDQDYWSSMSKKISVDVSSQVSVGESEHTVFEKSAILSGKGPEYLRDLLGFLQPVQQSPKSRWVRCFSAKRDGWAARTFHEKCNGKAPNIVLVSVGGRYVFGGYSDVAWTMSDRECQSSSRSFLFTLCNKNGYRPEKLPLRDPPDEYAIYDHTSCGPVFGGPVFGGDCDLLITDNAGGNKVSCTEPSTYARPQGATSDGPCDVFAGKYTFTPDEMEVFHEVVD
- the LOC125559886 gene encoding 60S ribosomal protein L24-like, producing MVARALRQASVYGCQGAKKTSIKGYGCQVFNFLNKRCERALLMRRNPREVTWTVLYRRMHKKGTQEEVSKKRTRRNIKFQRSVQGASLDNILAKRNQKPEVRKAQREQAIR
- the LOC5503652 gene encoding tripartite motif-containing protein 45 isoform X1 — protein: MATSASRRLEDEVTCSICIEHFNDPRVLPCFHSFCRHCLEELAVHSEGRGKLVCPLCKAEFKISPADVSSLKVNFMINSIISVLPLFTSEDSKKKTVCQMCDSGEPAQGRCNECDHFVCEQCISAHKRLRPLQHHTILSLDEIKSGKLLAMSKTSYCTKHKGEKLKLFCESCKEVICRDCTVVDHKNHDYLFTSDVIAREKEEILERAKKVTSKLTDIEQAMAFVEKAQQHLDENKRAARRDLDQFIDKQIGALEKMRSYLRGEVESACQKQEKQLTAQRENLSMRLASARSSLEFAERMCREANDVDVLSIRNEVLSQLSSLAEKPVDQPCMKGGVRLVVDQDYWSSMSKKISVDVSSQVSVGESEHTVFEKSAILSGKGPEYLRDLLGFLQPVQQSPKSRWVRCFSAKRDGWAARTFHEKCNGKAPNIVLVSVGGRYVFGGYSDVAWTMSDRECQSSSRSFLFTLCNKNGYRPEKLPLRDPPDEYAIYDHTSCGPVFGGPVFGGDCDLLITDNAGGNKVSCTEPSTYARPQGATSDGPCDVFAGKYTFTPDEMEVFHEVVD